DNA from Pseudocitrobacter corydidari:
CACGTCTGCGACCAGCTCCAGCAATGTGCCGTACTGCGGCACTTCCTGCTGATACATTGCCGACATCGCCTGCGAAAAATCTTCCCGAATCTCATCTGCCGTGATGCTTTGCGCCATGATGTCATGCCTCCAGTGAATATATTCTGGAGTGTAGAAAAGCTCACGACGCTGCGTGGCAAGAATTTGGAAAGTGTGATCGGTATGACGCTGTAAGCGAAACGGAGAGATATAACCTGAAGTTATTAAATAAACACCTTAAATTCACTTTAAATTAACATTGAATTTACACACACTCATTGTGGCGACAAAAACAACACCCTACACGGAGCCACCCTATGAGCACGAAATGGTCACCGCAAGAAGTTATCCATCGCGACTATAACAGTCACCCGCCCGCGTTTGCGCCGGGCTACAAAACCAGCGTGCTGCGCTCGCCGCGTAATGCGCTTATTTCCCTGCAAAACTCGCTGTCGGAAATCACCGGGCCGGTGTTTTCAAGTGACGATCTTGGCCCTCAGGATAACGATTTGATCCTGAACTATGCCAAAGACGGCCTGCCGATTGGCGAACGCATCATCGTTCACGGTTATGTGCGTGACGGGTTTGGCCGCCCGATGAAAAACACGCTGGTTGAAGTGTGGCAGGCCAACGCAGGTGGCCGCTATCGCCATAAAAAAGATCAGTATCTGGCGCCTATCGACCCCAATTTTGGCGGCTGCGGCCGCGTGCTGACGGATGAAAACGGCTACTACTTCTTCCGTACCATCAAGCCAGGCCCGTATCCGTGGCGTAATCAGGCGAGCGACTGGCGTCCTTCGCATATTCACTTTTCGCTGTCAGGCGATGCCTTTGCGCAACGTCTGGTGACGCAGATGTATTTCGAAGGCGACCCGCTGATTAAGCAGTGCCCTATCGTCAAAACCATCAATAATGATGATGCCATCCGCACGCTGATTGCCGAGCTGGATACACATGCCGCGATCCCGCTGGATTGTCTGGCGTATCGTTTTGATCTGGTGTTGCGCGGCCAACGTGCCACGCTGTTTGAAAACCGCACTCAGGGGGCTGCGCGATGAAAGAGTATTTACAGGAAACGGCCTCACAGACGGCGGGCCCATACGTCCACATTGGCCTCGCGCCTGATGCCGCCGGGTTCCACATTTTCGAGAAAAACTTTGGCCCGGTACTGGTCAATAGCCATACTCAGGGCGAGCGCATCACCATTGAAGGGCGTGTACTGGATGGTTCAGGCACGCCGGTACGTGATGTCCTGCTGGAGATCTGGCAGGCTAACGCCAACGGGCGCTATAACCACCCGGCAGACAGACAGGAAGGCAAAGCGCTGGATGCCGATTTCCGTGGCTGGGGGCGCGCCTGCTCGGATTTTGATAGCGGCATCTGGCGCTTTGAAACCATCAAACCCGGCCCGGTGGTAGGCCGCGATGGCCGCATGATGGCACCGCACGTTAATCTGTGGATAGCCGCGCGCGGCATCAATATTGGCCTGAATACGCGGATGTACTTTGACGACGAACAGGCTGCGAATCAGACCGATCCGGTACTGAATCTGATTGAGTGGGAAGTTCGCCGCCAGACGCTTATCGCCCAAAAAGAGACGCGCGGTAATGAGACTGTGTACCGTTTTGATATCTATCTACAGGGTGATAAGGAAACCGTCTTTTTCGATCTTTAATTCCCCAGTGCCCGGCATCGCTGCGTTTGCCGGGCTTTCTTTTCCCATCAATCCCTGCGCTGTGTCAGATATTTCTTGTAACTCAATTAGATCAAATGTTAATAATAATTTGCTATCAAGTTATCAAATTTAAACAGTATTACTTGTCACTCTTATCGATCTGTTCTTAACATCGCGTATGGAAAAAAATGCTCTCTTTAGTCAGCGCATTCGTCTGCGCCACCTGCACACTTTCGTTGCCGTCGCCCAACAAGGAACTCTGGGGCGCGCGGCTGAAACCCTTAATCTCAGCCAGCCCGCGTTATCCAAAACGCTCAATGAACTGGAGCAACTGACCGGCACGCGCTTATTCGAGCGTGGGCGTCTCGGCGCACAGCTGACCCTTGTCGGCGAGCAGTTTCTTACCCACGCAGTGAAAGTTCTGGATGCGCTAAATACCGCAGGCCAGGCGTTAACCCGCAAAGAAGGCAGCCATCACGATGTCGTCCGCATCGGCGCGCTACCTACTGCTGCGCTGGGGATCCTGCCGATGGTGCTGGGGCAATTTCACCAGCAGCAGCATGATGTCACATTGCAGGTCGCGACCATGAATAACACCATGCTGCTGGCGGCGCTGAAATCCGGGGATATTGATTTTGGTATTGGCAGAATGTCCGATCCGGAACTGATGACCGGCTTAACCTATGAGCTGCTGTTTCTGGAATCGCTCAAACTGGTAGTGCGCCCGGACCATCCTCTTCTGCATGAAAATATCACCCTGAGCCGCGTGATGGAGTGGCCTGTTGTTGTCTCTCCGAAAGGGACCGTTCCCCGACAAAATGCGGAAACGCTGCTGCAAAGTCAGGGCTGTAAAATGCCTGCGGGCTGCATTGAAACACTGTCGGCTTCGCTCTCCCGCCAGTTAACCGTAGATTACAACTACGTCTGGTTTGTGCCGTCTGGCGCGGTCAGAGACGACCTGCGACGCGGTGCGTTAACCTCACTTCCCATCGCGACTCAAGGCCAGGGCGAGCCCATTGGTGTGCTAACTCGCGTGGATAGCCCGCTTTCCAGCGGCGCGCAGACGCTGCTGGCAGCCATTCGCAAATCAATGCCAGGTTAACCTTTCGCATTCCGGCCCTCTCCGTCATGGAGAGGGTGGCTACCGCTTTACCTCAGATCACGCCACCATAGATCAATTAATGCGAAATCATTTATTAACAATTGCGCAATGCGATTTAACAGATCTATTATAGCCATACATTAACCAAATGGTTCATTCGTAATCCATATGAGTATCGGATGAACACCAATAACAAGCAGCACGCTTTCATTTAAAACAACACCCCCTCTATGTGTGATTCATTTGGTTCACTCATTCGGGTTTGGCTGTCATCAGGAGAACAGTATGGCAACGGGCATTTCACTCAAAGGACTCCCCCGGGTCCTTAAATGGCTTCTCGCCGGACTGATGTTTATCATCGGTCTGGCCGTGGGAGCGCTGGGCATTAAACTCGCTACCGTGGGGGGAACCTGGTTCTTCGCGCTGATGGGACTGGTGATGATTGTCGCTTCGGCGCTGATCGCACGTAATCGCCGCAGCGGGATAGCGCTGTATGCACTGGCATTTATTGTTGCGCTGATTTGGTCCGTCAGCGATGCAGGCTGGGATTTCTGGCCACTCTTTTCACGCCTGTTCACCTTTGGGGTGCTGGCATTCCTTTGCGCCATTATCTGGCCGTTCCTGTCCGTATCGCCGCACGCGAAGAAAGGCCCTGCATTTGGGCTGGCGGCTGTCATCGCCGTGGTATTACTGGCAAGCCTGGGGGGAATGTTCAAAACCCATACCCTGGTGAGCGCAGATGAAGAGGTTCCGGTTAAACCGGTGACCGCAGGCGAGCAGCAGAAGAACTGGACACACTGGGGGAATACCACTCACGGCGACCGCTTTGCTGCACTGGATCAAATCAACAAGCAGAACGTCGATAAGCTCCAGGTAGCGTGGGTGGCGCACACCGGAGATATTCCGGTCAGTAATGGTTCCGGCGCAGAAGATCAGAACACCCCACTACAGGTAGGCGACACGCTGTTCGTCT
Protein-coding regions in this window:
- the pcaH gene encoding protocatechuate 3,4-dioxygenase subunit beta, which gives rise to MSTKWSPQEVIHRDYNSHPPAFAPGYKTSVLRSPRNALISLQNSLSEITGPVFSSDDLGPQDNDLILNYAKDGLPIGERIIVHGYVRDGFGRPMKNTLVEVWQANAGGRYRHKKDQYLAPIDPNFGGCGRVLTDENGYYFFRTIKPGPYPWRNQASDWRPSHIHFSLSGDAFAQRLVTQMYFEGDPLIKQCPIVKTINNDDAIRTLIAELDTHAAIPLDCLAYRFDLVLRGQRATLFENRTQGAAR
- the pcaG gene encoding protocatechuate 3,4-dioxygenase subunit alpha, producing MKEYLQETASQTAGPYVHIGLAPDAAGFHIFEKNFGPVLVNSHTQGERITIEGRVLDGSGTPVRDVLLEIWQANANGRYNHPADRQEGKALDADFRGWGRACSDFDSGIWRFETIKPGPVVGRDGRMMAPHVNLWIAARGINIGLNTRMYFDDEQAANQTDPVLNLIEWEVRRQTLIAQKETRGNETVYRFDIYLQGDKETVFFDL
- a CDS encoding LysR substrate-binding domain-containing protein: MEKNALFSQRIRLRHLHTFVAVAQQGTLGRAAETLNLSQPALSKTLNELEQLTGTRLFERGRLGAQLTLVGEQFLTHAVKVLDALNTAGQALTRKEGSHHDVVRIGALPTAALGILPMVLGQFHQQQHDVTLQVATMNNTMLLAALKSGDIDFGIGRMSDPELMTGLTYELLFLESLKLVVRPDHPLLHENITLSRVMEWPVVVSPKGTVPRQNAETLLQSQGCKMPAGCIETLSASLSRQLTVDYNYVWFVPSGAVRDDLRRGALTSLPIATQGQGEPIGVLTRVDSPLSSGAQTLLAAIRKSMPG